A part of Allocoleopsis franciscana PCC 7113 genomic DNA contains:
- a CDS encoding single-stranded DNA-binding protein: MTSSFTLISGLIGGEPEFADYNNNRKATLSIYTNRPYKNAQGEYDTDIHNVQAWGRTAAYLAELQSIHGSLKGMVAMVSGHMESYKNGEGQKFWTLKAERIVISPRPSKTNGNGDDGLPF, encoded by the coding sequence ATGACCAGTTCTTTCACCCTAATTTCGGGGCTAATCGGTGGCGAACCCGAATTTGCTGACTACAACAACAATCGCAAAGCTACACTTTCAATTTACACAAATCGTCCCTACAAAAATGCTCAAGGTGAATACGACACAGACATTCATAACGTGCAAGCTTGGGGTCGCACAGCCGCTTATCTTGCCGAATTGCAATCAATCCACGGCAGTTTGAAGGGAATGGTGGCGATGGTTTCCGGTCACATGGAATCTTACAAAAACGGGGAAGGGCAGAAGTTCTGGACGCTCAAAGCCGAACGGATTGTCATCTCTCCAAGACCGAGCAAAACCAATGGTAACGGAGACGATGGGTTGCCCTTTTAA
- a CDS encoding DEAD/DEAH box helicase, translating into MNSFLTNSTNPFTTKNSKFYQLRDYQQSLVQDIFTAWDSGYQSVLAILPTAGGKTICFVEVASTFLAKNQPVLVIAHLEELITQAADKLAMLGVRVGIIKAGYEADPDALIQVASIQTLVRRELPSSALVIFDEAHHCASRTYSEIMLHYRETGAKILGVTATPNRPDGRGLRSLDKGVPGFDSLVSGPSSGQLIEKGYLCRFSIYAASQLLDAQQAGIETTDGDYDTEQLTEYVKKTLVLGDVVATWKKHAFGLRTVVFAVSVPHAKELAIAFCDAGIAAEEVNGKTPPETRRTILSRFARGETLVLCQHSLLIEGVDVPGIQCVQFCRPTQSLIVWLQAIGRALRPAPGKELALVLDHTHNHTTLPWPDSEIAWSLEPAQIKPDKNTHTCSECNHVFRPTSSEWNSGSAHCPACGATLSLPERQFNQQPETVEQEADAEEKVETKRQNLIEVLPANFTQVSPLPDSKKMKQVYRLLKIQQECGYKKGWLLYRLQEMENELQLGLTEWQEVGKLLDYNPKWALMRWKEFALRQGNN; encoded by the coding sequence ATGAACAGCTTTCTGACTAACAGCACTAATCCTTTTACTACAAAAAACTCTAAATTCTATCAACTAAGAGATTATCAACAATCTCTCGTTCAAGACATCTTTACTGCCTGGGATTCAGGATATCAAAGTGTTCTCGCCATCCTCCCAACGGCAGGCGGGAAAACAATCTGCTTTGTTGAAGTTGCCTCCACCTTCCTCGCCAAAAACCAACCCGTCTTAGTCATCGCTCATTTAGAAGAACTAATTACCCAAGCTGCCGATAAGTTAGCGATGCTAGGAGTAAGAGTTGGTATCATCAAAGCGGGTTATGAAGCTGACCCAGACGCCCTGATTCAAGTGGCTTCTATTCAAACTCTGGTACGTCGAGAACTGCCTTCCTCAGCACTGGTAATTTTTGATGAGGCGCACCACTGTGCTAGCAGAACCTATAGTGAGATTATGCTGCACTACAGGGAGACAGGAGCGAAGATTCTCGGTGTCACTGCCACTCCCAACCGACCGGATGGGCGAGGGTTGCGATCGCTAGACAAAGGTGTTCCTGGATTCGATAGTTTAGTTAGCGGTCCCTCCTCTGGGCAACTCATCGAGAAGGGGTATTTGTGTCGTTTCTCAATCTACGCCGCCTCCCAACTCCTTGATGCCCAGCAAGCAGGTATCGAAACGACAGATGGAGACTACGATACCGAACAATTAACTGAATACGTCAAAAAGACCTTGGTATTGGGCGATGTCGTTGCCACCTGGAAGAAACACGCCTTTGGGTTGCGTACTGTAGTTTTTGCCGTCTCCGTACCTCACGCTAAGGAATTAGCGATCGCTTTTTGTGACGCCGGAATTGCAGCAGAAGAAGTCAACGGCAAGACACCGCCAGAAACTAGACGTACCATCCTCTCCCGATTCGCCAGAGGAGAAACGTTGGTACTGTGCCAGCATTCGCTGCTAATCGAGGGGGTGGATGTCCCAGGCATTCAATGCGTCCAATTCTGTCGCCCTACTCAGAGTCTCATTGTTTGGTTGCAGGCGATCGGACGAGCGCTGCGTCCTGCCCCTGGCAAAGAATTAGCGCTCGTGCTCGACCACACGCACAATCACACTACATTGCCTTGGCCCGATTCGGAAATTGCCTGGAGTTTAGAACCAGCTCAAATCAAGCCTGACAAAAATACGCATACTTGCAGTGAATGCAACCATGTCTTTCGCCCTACCAGCTCTGAATGGAACAGTGGTAGCGCTCATTGCCCAGCCTGTGGTGCAACACTCAGCTTACCAGAACGGCAATTCAATCAACAGCCAGAGACAGTTGAACAAGAAGCTGACGCAGAAGAGAAGGTTGAAACTAAGCGTCAAAATCTCATTGAAGTTTTGCCCGCTAACTTTACTCAAGTCTCTCCCCTACCTGACTCCAAGAAAATGAAGCAGGTGTATCGACTGCTAAAAATTCAGCAAGAGTGCGGGTACAAAAAAGGTTGGCTGCTTTATCGGTTGCAAGAAATGGAAAACGAGCTGCAACTGGGACTAACTGAATGGCAAGAAGTGGGAAAACTCCTCGATTACAATCCCAAGTGGGCTTTAATGCGTTGGAAAGAATTCGCTTTGCGGCAAGGAAATAACTGA
- the holA gene encoding DNA polymerase III subunit delta encodes MPIFIYCGDDNYAIHRSALTLRSRTVEPEWLAFNYSVYSHDNLNAALEALEAALSPPLGGSLRMVWLANTTLLSQYPPPLLEKLQQTIEKLPSTTVLLLTCAKVDRRLKSSQLLLAHARIQEFSLIPSWRTEDLWQRVLDVAAQVGVQLTPSAVSVLTEAVSNDTRALYAELEKLKTYAAQSEQPLGEKVVRELVTSNTTTSLQLADAIRTGKTSQALTLLNDLFNRNEPALKIVATLVTQFRTWLWVKLMVVEGERDINAIATAASVGNPKRVYILQKEVRPLSLKNLQHTLPFLLELEAALKQGNPELMTLQTRIIVLSQLYAKG; translated from the coding sequence ATGCCGATATTTATCTATTGCGGCGATGATAACTATGCCATTCATCGTAGCGCTCTTACCTTGCGTTCCCGCACCGTAGAGCCAGAATGGTTAGCCTTCAATTACTCTGTGTATTCTCACGACAACCTCAATGCTGCCCTTGAAGCACTGGAAGCCGCATTAAGCCCTCCCTTGGGCGGCTCATTGAGAATGGTATGGCTAGCCAATACAACCCTCCTCTCACAATACCCTCCTCCCCTGTTAGAAAAGCTTCAACAGACAATAGAGAAACTACCCAGCACAACAGTGCTACTGCTGACTTGCGCCAAAGTTGACCGACGACTCAAGTCCAGCCAACTCCTACTAGCTCACGCTCGGATACAAGAATTCTCCCTCATCCCCAGTTGGCGCACAGAAGATTTATGGCAGCGGGTATTAGATGTAGCCGCTCAAGTGGGGGTGCAGCTCACGCCTTCTGCTGTCTCTGTCCTCACAGAAGCCGTCAGCAATGACACAAGAGCGTTGTACGCCGAACTGGAAAAACTCAAGACTTATGCAGCACAAAGCGAGCAGCCTTTGGGAGAGAAGGTTGTCAGAGAGTTGGTAACTAGCAACACTACCACCAGTTTGCAACTAGCCGATGCGATTCGCACTGGCAAGACTTCACAAGCTCTCACTCTGCTCAACGATTTATTCAATCGTAATGAGCCAGCTTTGAAGATTGTCGCCACCCTAGTAACGCAGTTCCGGACTTGGTTGTGGGTGAAGCTAATGGTAGTGGAGGGGGAAAGGGATATAAACGCTATTGCTACAGCAGCTAGTGTAGGCAATCCTAAACGAGTTTACATCCTGCAAAAAGAAGTCAGACCTCTATCGCTGAAAAATCTCCAACACACCTTGCCTTTTCTACTAGAGTTAGAAGCCGCATTAAAGCAGGGTAATCCCGAACTAATGACCTTACAGACCCGGATTATTGTACTCTCCCAACTGTACGCGAAGGGTTGA
- a CDS encoding PD-(D/E)XK nuclease family protein encodes MLNLSQQSLSLLETNPTLFQRLHIEQKESPSNPETRHSQEVGNHFHLLMKQLLMGLPVEPLLNAYPQMQRWISGLQLAAPEIFSDEPDTFKECDHQCTLMCEGHLLSVVYNLLLADDNQAQIIEWTTATLPNSSLQLENDWKTRLYLYVLAENSDYLPEEISFTYWFVQFDREPVSFRFEYDESLHRMTRSCLTALLNKLNEWLKAYQQEGKPFPLPKIIKPYNQPPKREELLNLDDIEEVRL; translated from the coding sequence ATGCTAAATCTTTCTCAACAATCCCTCTCCCTCCTCGAAACTAACCCAACTCTATTCCAGCGCCTGCACATCGAACAAAAAGAATCACCCTCAAATCCAGAAACTCGACACTCTCAAGAAGTTGGGAACCACTTTCATCTCTTAATGAAGCAACTATTAATGGGCTTACCTGTAGAGCCTTTGCTTAATGCCTATCCGCAAATGCAACGCTGGATTAGTGGCTTACAGCTAGCAGCACCGGAAATATTCTCTGACGAACCTGACACTTTTAAAGAGTGTGACCATCAATGCACTCTGATGTGTGAAGGACATTTGTTAAGTGTAGTCTATAATCTGCTACTTGCTGATGATAATCAAGCTCAGATTATCGAGTGGACAACTGCAACTCTACCTAATAGCTCTCTGCAATTAGAAAATGATTGGAAAACACGCCTTTACCTTTACGTGTTGGCAGAAAACAGCGATTACCTACCCGAAGAAATTTCGTTTACTTATTGGTTTGTACAGTTCGATAGAGAGCCAGTTAGTTTTAGGTTTGAATATGATGAGTCTTTGCATCGAATGACACGCTCGTGTCTCACCGCCCTGCTTAACAAGTTGAACGAATGGCTAAAGGCTTACCAGCAAGAAGGGAAGCCTTTTCCACTTCCGAAAATAATCAAACCCTACAACCAACCTCCAAAAAGAGAAGAACTGCTCAATTTAGATGATATTGAGGAAGTACGATTGTGA